A window of Cygnus atratus isolate AKBS03 ecotype Queensland, Australia chromosome 24, CAtr_DNAZoo_HiC_assembly, whole genome shotgun sequence contains these coding sequences:
- the LOC118260402 gene encoding parathyroid hormone 4-like: MFLPQRSLQMVTFLAIIFFACFATSQDTENKRAVTEHQLMHDKGRAFQGLKRLMWLHNALGSVHTASSRDISLSDAMWDSQKSQDTSDLYDSIGRDEASSLMKQLLELIANEQGFPLLKKLDLLQYLKTPKGGQTFARPQRQLIPPFPA; this comes from the exons atgttccTGCCCCAGAGATCTCTGCAGATGGTTACATTTttggcaattattttttttgcctgttttgcGACATCTCAAGACACTGAAAA tAAAAGAGCAGTGACGGAGCATCAGCTCATGCATGACAAAGGGAGAGCATTTCAAGGGCTGAAGCGCCTGATGTGGCTCCACAATGCTCTAGGTAGTGTgcacacagccagcagcagggataTTTCACTTTCAGATGCCATGTGGGATTCACAGAAGAGCCAAGATACTTCAGATCTCTACGACAGCATCGGCAGAGATGAGGCTTCAAGCCTGATGAAACAACTGCTTGAACTGATAGCAAATGAGCAAGGCTTCCCCCTGTTGAAGAAGCTGGATTTGCTGCAGTATCTGAAGACCCCAAAGG gGGGGCAAACTTTTGCCAGGCCACAGAGGCAGCTGATCCCACCATTCCCAGCCTAA